The genomic window ATCGCGACGCCGACGACGGTCAGCGGCTCGGCCGCGCCCACATCGAGTCTCGCGGAGTAGAGCAGGTTGTAGCTGTCCTCGCCCAGATTGCCGGTCTTCAGCCCGTTGATCCCGTTGACCCCGAGAAGCGTGTTCGTGTTCGACATCCCACCGGGCCCGGGCAGCGACAGCGAACGGGTCGCGGCGATGTTCACGATCGTCGGATGGGCGAGGGCGAGCTTGCCGATCGTGAGGAGGTCGGCAGGCGTGCTGATGTTGCGCGGGCTGATGCCGGTCGGCTCGACGACGGTGGTGCCGGTGAGTCCGTGGGCGGCGAGCCACCTCCGCGCCGCGTCGACGAAGTCGCCCTGGGAGCCGAACGCCCAGGTCGACACGGCCTCCGCGTAGTTGCTGGCCGACGGGATCAGCATGGTGGCCAGCGCGTCGCGCAGCGACATCGTGCTGCCGGTGGGCATGCGGGCGATCGTCGCGCCCATCACGTAGTACTTGTCGTAGAGGTCGTGATCGGCCTTGTCGAAGGTGATCGTCGGACCAGGGTCGCTCCCGTCGGCCAGCGGCCTGGCATCCAGGATGACCATCGCGGTGATCAGCTTCGTGATGCTCGCCATCGAGCGCGGCTCGCCGGTACCCGAGGTCGCCCAGATCCCGCTGGCAGTGGGGCCGAAGTAGGCGTCGCCTCCCGAGACGCTGATGGCCGCGGCGCCCTGCGACGGAAAGGCGAGAGCCGCGGGAGCAGGCGCCGCCACGACGGGCGCGCTCGACACGACGGCTTCGGGGGCGGCCAGCGGAGCATTCAGCGCCCAGGCGACGTAGGCCCCCGACCCGCCGATCAGGAGAGCGAACACGACAGCCGTGATGATCCAGCCACGGCGCCGACGGGCCCGTCGCACCCGCGGATCGATCCCGTAGCGACGCCCGGGGAACTCCTCTTCGCGCCGCATGAGGTCGGCGAACTCCGACAGCTCGTCGGGCGTCTGCTGGTCGGTCGTCATCGCGCGGCGCGTCCGCAACCGGCCGGGAGGGCGAGGGGCGCGACTGTCAGCGGCGGGCCGGCGAGAGCATCCATGACCCTCACATTCTCACGCGGCCGCGTGGCTGCGCATGGCCGATATCACGCTGTGGATAACGTGCGCCGTCCACGACCGACGTCAGGAGGTCTCGCGCTGGATGAGCAAGGCGTCGGTGTCCGGTCCGGCGACCGGCGGTGGAGTGCCTCTCGCGGCGCTCAGTGCGAGATCCGCCAGATACCGGCCGATGCCGGCGGTGTCGATGCGGACACTCGACAGCGCCGGCACGAGTAGGCGGGCGAGAGGCGTGTCGTCGTGGCCGATGATCGCCAGCTCGTCGGGAACACGCACTCCGGCGCGGAGCGCGGCCCCGAGTACGAGGGCCGCCACGTCGTCGTTGTAGGCGATCACGCCGTCGACGCCGGCCGCTCGCCAGGCGGCGACAAGATCAGCGACCTCCGATTCCGTCACCGCGGCTTCTGCGGCGAGCCCGGAGCCCGTGCATCGGCGGACGGTGTCTGCGGCGAGGTCTCTGCGCTGCGCGACCAGATCGGAGATCCGCGGATCGGGCGATGCGGCGAACGCCAGCCTCGTCCGCCCGCGGGCCAGCAGGTGCTCGACCTGCAGGCGCGGGCCATCGACGTAGCCGAGGTCGCCTACGGCGCCGGCTTCTCCGGCCGGCACGGACGGGATGACGTGCTCGACGCCGCTGGCCCGGATGTCGGCGAGCTGCTCCGCCGCGAAGGGCGTCATGCCGATCACCACGTCGGGTCGAAGCGTCTCCCACAACGGCTGCGCGTGGCCACCGGGATGCGGCGTCATCGTGACCAGCGAGTACCCCGCGTGGTCGAGCGTGAGCGAGGCTTCGTCCAGGTGGGTCCGCATGCTGTAGTCGAGCGGCCAATCGGGCAGGACGAGCAGGACGATGCGACTCCGTCCGCTCGCGAGTGCCCGGGCGGCGGTGTTCGCGCGATATCCGAGCCGCTTCGCCTCGGCCAGCACGCGGGCGCGCGTGGCTTCGGGGATGGTCTGTCCGGGAGTGTCGTTGAGGACGAACCCCACAGTGGCGCGAGAGAGCCCCAGGGATCGTGCGACGTCGGCAGCGGTGACCCGCTTGACGGTGGATGCCGGCATCGATGTCCCCTTGCAACTTGCGCGTGCTAGTGACTGTACCGTAGCATCCTGGTCAGCCACTAGCACGCGCTAGCAACCCGATACGACAATGGAGTCCTCATGACGACCCCGAGCAACGAAGAACCGCTCGTCACGCCGCTTCCGGCATCCGTTCCCGGCCCGGTCCTCGATGCGCTGGTCGTCGAAGACGCGGCCGGACCCGGCGGCGACCTTCCCAAGGTGAACGCTCGCTACATCTGGTTCATGGTGCTGGCGCAGTTCGGCGTCTTCATGGCCTTCATCACGCCGCTGGCGATCTCGCTGTCCGTCAAGATCAACGCGCTGGCACCGGGGCGTGAGGAGTACCTCGGGTACATCACCGGGGCCGGCGCTCTCTTCGTCATGCTCACCGCGCCGTTCATGGGCGTGTGGAGCGATCGCACACGCACCCGCTACGGCCGCCGCCGGCCTTTCATGGTCGGCGGAATGATCGTGGGAGTCGCGTCGCTCTTCGTGATGGCGCTCGCACCGTCGGTCCTTCTGCTCGGGCTCGGCTGGGTGCTGGCGCAGTGGGGGTGGGGAACGGTGCTCAGCAACCTCCAGATCTCCACGGCTGACCGCCTGCCCGAGTCGCAGCGCGGCAAGGTCGCCGGCCTCACCGGCTTCGCGACCCAGGTGGCGCCCGTCTTCGGCGTGATCCTCACCTTCGGCGTCACCGGCGACCCGCTGCTGCTGTTCCTGATCCCGGGCGCGGTCGGCGTGGTGCTCGTGACGCTGTTCGTGGCGCTCGTGCACGAGGACGACAGTCGCGCCCTGCCTCGCGAGCGCATCGGCCTCGGCGGGCTGCTGCGGAAGTACCTCTACAACCCGGCGAAGTACCCCGACTTCTCGATCAACTGGCTCGGTCGCTTCCTCTTCTACTTCGGGCTCACACTGAACACGACCTTCACCGCGTTCTTCTTCGCCAGCCGCCTCGGCGTCGATGTGACAGAGGTCGCGGGGATCATCGCGGCACTCGGCGGCGTGGGTGTGCTCGCCGTCACGGCAGGAGCCCTCGGCGGCGGTTTCCTCTCCGACAGGCTGCGTCGGCGGAAGCCCTTCGTGCTTCTGGGTGGCGGTCTGATGGCGGCCGGAATGCTGTTGATGGCCTTCACCGGCGACGTTCCGTTCCTCATCGCCGGCTCGCTGATCGTCTCGATGGGCATCGGCATGTTCTCCGCCGTCGATCAGGCGCTGCTGCTCGACGTGCTTCCCGAGAAGGCGACCGATGCCGGCCGCTTCATGGGCATCACCGGCTTCGCGACCTCGATCCCGCAGTCCGTCGCGCCACTGGTGGCCTCCGGGGTGCTTCTCATCGGCGTCACCGGAGCCGAGAAGAACTACACCCTCCTTTACGTGATCGCCGCAGCGCTCGTTCTGCTCGGCGGTCTCGTCATCCTCCGCATCCGCTCCGTTCGCTGATCCAGAAAGCCCTCGCAATGAGCCTCTCCGTCACTCCGGTCCGTTTCGAGCACCACCGCGACGCCCTCGGCATCGGTGAGACGAGACCGCGCCTCAGCTGGATCGTCGAGACCGCGCCGGACGGCTGGCGCCAGGCCGGCTACGACCTCGAGGAGCGCGGCGGCGACGTCGTCCGCGTCGACGGCGAGGACTCCGTGCTCGTGCCCTGGCCCTTCGAACCACTCGCGTCCCGTGATCGCCGCGAGGTGCGGGTCCGGGTCATCGGCGCAGACGGCGGGGCATCGGCGTGGGGAGCCTGGGCGTCGGTGGAGGCCGGTCTGCTCGACGCAGCCGACTGGTCTGCGCACCTGATCGGGCCGACCGATGCCGCCATCGCTGCGCCGCGCGTGCGTGGCGCGTTCGAGGTGCGGAGCGCCGAGGTCGTGCGGGCGCGGGTCTATGCGAGCGCCCACGGCGTGTTCCAGCTCGAGCTCAACGGCGGGCGGGTGGGCGACGACGAACTCGCTCCGGGCTGGACGGCGTACGAGTCGCGGCTGAGATACGTCACCTACGACGTGACGGGGATGCTGCAGCCCGGCGCGAACGCCGTGGGCGCGTGGCTCGGCGACGGGTGGTGGCGCGGCTTCCTCGGCTGGGACGGGCGGCGGGAGCTGTACGGCGCAGACCTCGGCGTCATCGTGCAGCTCGAGATCGACTATGCCGACGGGAAGCGTCAGACCGTGGGGTCGGACGAGGCGTGGCGTGCGGGGGACGGGCCCATCCGCTCTGCTGACCTCTACAACGGTGAGCACTTCGACGCGCGCCTGCACGATCGTTCGTGGGCGACCGCGTCGTACGATGCGTCCGCCTGGGCGCCCGCCGTGATCCGCGAGTTCGACACCGGCGTCCTCGTCGCCCCCGACGGACCGCCCGTGCGTCACATCGAAACCGTTGAGGTCCGGTCGGCGATCACGACGCGGAGTGGTGCGACCATCCTCGACTTCGGGCAGAACCTCGTGGGCCGGCTGCGCCTCCGTGTGAGAGGCACGGCGGGCGACACCATCACCCTCCGCCACGCCGAAGTCCTCGAGCATGGCGAGCTGGCCACTGCGCCGCTGCGCACGGCGAAGGCGACCGACACCTACGTGCTCGCCGGGTCGGAATCCGAGGAATGGGCACCACGCTTCACCTTCCACGGCTTCCGGTATGCCGAGGTGTCGGGGTGGCCCGCGGGAGCGGAGGATGTCGCGCAGGCTGTCGTCGCCGAGGTGCTGCACTCCGACATGGAGCGCACCGGCTGGTTCGAGGCATCCGACCCGCTGGTCGATCGGCTGCACGAGAACGTCGTGTGGGGCATGCGCGGGAACTTCGTCGACGTGCCCACCGACTGTCCGCAACGCGACGAACGCCTCGGCTGGACCGGCGACCTGCAGGTGTTCGCGCCGACGGCGGAGTACCTCTACGACTCCGCCGGGTTCCTCGCCTCCTGGCTGAAGGACCTGGCAGCGGAGCAGGACCGGTATGGCGGAACACCGTCGGTGATCCCCGCACGTCCTGTCGGGTACAACGGCCCGATGGCGGCGTGGTCGGACGCCGCGACGGTCGTGCCCTGGACGATGTACCAGGCCTCCGGCGACCTCGGTGTGCTCGCCACGCAGTACGCCAGCATGGTGTCGTGGGTCGACGAGGTCGCCGCGGCCGCCGGTGAGAACCGGATCTGGGACGCCGGCTTCCAGTACGGCGACTGGCTGGACCCCACGGCGCCGGCCGGTCGGCCCGAGGCAGCTCAGACCTGTGCCGAAATCGTCGCGACCGCGTACTTCGCCCGCTCCGCGCGCATCGTCGCCGAGACCGCCGCGCTGCTCGGTCGTGACGACGATGCCTCCGGCTACGGTGCGCTGGCCGACGAGGTTCGCGCCGCGTTCCACCGGGAGTACGTCGCCCGCTCGGGCAGGCTGCTGTCGGACTCCGCCACCGCCTACGCGCTGGCGCTGCAGTTCGACCTCATCGGGAGTGGGGCGGAGCGCGCGCGGGCCGCGGCCAGGCTCGCGCAGATCGTCAAAGAGAACCGCTATCGCATCTCGACCGGCTTCGTCGGCACGCCGCTGATCTGCGATGCGCTCAGTGCCAACGGCCACGCCGACACCGCGTACCGGCTGCTGCTGCAAACCGAGAGCCCGTCCTGGCTGTACTCGGTGAAGCTCGGCGCGACGACGATCTGGGAGCGCTGGGACTCACTGCTGCCGGATGGGACGGTCAACCCGAGCGGCATGACGTCGTTCAACCACTACGCCTTCGGAGCCGTCGCCGACTGGATGCACCGCGTGGTCGCGGGCCTGGCTCCCGCGGCCCCCGGCTACCGGAGGCTGCGCGTCGCCCCGCAGCCTCCGCGCCGCGGGCTCACGTCCGCGCGGGCCTGCCTTCGGACTCCGTATGGCGTTGCCGCGACAGCCTGGGTACTGGAAGACGGCATGCTGCGGCTCACCGTGACCGTGCCGGTCGGGGTGACCGCCGAGGTCGTCCTTCCCTCCGGTGCCACCCGCGAGCTCAGCCACGGCGAGCACTCCGTGGAGGAGCCGTTCGAGATCGAGACTGAGACTCGGAAGACCATCACGGTGGACACCCCACTCGGTGAGATCGTCGACCACCCCCAGGCGATGGCCGTGCTGACCGGCGTCATCACGAAGCACATCCCCGAGGCGGCCGAGCACATGTCGGCGGGCCTGCGCGGACAGGAGCAGCTCACTCCGCGGCAGATCTCCGGCATGCTGCCCCGACCGGACGGCGTGCTCCACGATCTCGAGCGCGGCTTCGCGGCCGTCTCGGCGGGCGACGAGATCCCGCTCGATGTCATCACCGCCCCCGAGCGGACCGCCCCCGAGCCGACCGCGGCCGACGAGGTCGACCTCGAAGCGAAGGCGGCCCT from Microbacterium sp. ProA8 includes these protein-coding regions:
- a CDS encoding D-alanyl-D-alanine carboxypeptidase; this encodes MTTDQQTPDELSEFADLMRREEEFPGRRYGIDPRVRRARRRRGWIITAVVFALLIGGSGAYVAWALNAPLAAPEAVVSSAPVVAAPAPAALAFPSQGAAAISVSGGDAYFGPTASGIWATSGTGEPRSMASITKLITAMVILDARPLADGSDPGPTITFDKADHDLYDKYYVMGATIARMPTGSTMSLRDALATMLIPSASNYAEAVSTWAFGSQGDFVDAARRWLAAHGLTGTTVVEPTGISPRNISTPADLLTIGKLALAHPTIVNIAATRSLSLPGPGGMSNTNTLLGVNGINGLKTGNLGEDSYNLLYSARLDVGAAEPLTVVGVAMGGATRESLNTDVIRTLDSIRAGFQRVPLVSEGVEVGSYSTPWGSTARMIVADDASIFTWSDTPITATMQTTTPKTYEDGEVVGSITYTAGPNSATVPLEIDGSIIPPTEWWRLTHPSELAER
- a CDS encoding LacI family DNA-binding transcriptional regulator, with amino-acid sequence MPASTVKRVTAADVARSLGLSRATVGFVLNDTPGQTIPEATRARVLAEAKRLGYRANTAARALASGRSRIVLLVLPDWPLDYSMRTHLDEASLTLDHAGYSLVTMTPHPGGHAQPLWETLRPDVVIGMTPFAAEQLADIRASGVEHVIPSVPAGEAGAVGDLGYVDGPRLQVEHLLARGRTRLAFAASPDPRISDLVAQRRDLAADTVRRCTGSGLAAEAAVTESEVADLVAAWRAAGVDGVIAYNDDVAALVLGAALRAGVRVPDELAIIGHDDTPLARLLVPALSSVRIDTAGIGRYLADLALSAARGTPPPVAGPDTDALLIQRETS
- a CDS encoding MFS transporter — translated: MTTPSNEEPLVTPLPASVPGPVLDALVVEDAAGPGGDLPKVNARYIWFMVLAQFGVFMAFITPLAISLSVKINALAPGREEYLGYITGAGALFVMLTAPFMGVWSDRTRTRYGRRRPFMVGGMIVGVASLFVMALAPSVLLLGLGWVLAQWGWGTVLSNLQISTADRLPESQRGKVAGLTGFATQVAPVFGVILTFGVTGDPLLLFLIPGAVGVVLVTLFVALVHEDDSRALPRERIGLGGLLRKYLYNPAKYPDFSINWLGRFLFYFGLTLNTTFTAFFFASRLGVDVTEVAGIIAALGGVGVLAVTAGALGGGFLSDRLRRRKPFVLLGGGLMAAGMLLMAFTGDVPFLIAGSLIVSMGIGMFSAVDQALLLDVLPEKATDAGRFMGITGFATSIPQSVAPLVASGVLLIGVTGAEKNYTLLYVIAAALVLLGGLVILRIRSVR
- a CDS encoding family 78 glycoside hydrolase catalytic domain, whose product is MSLSVTPVRFEHHRDALGIGETRPRLSWIVETAPDGWRQAGYDLEERGGDVVRVDGEDSVLVPWPFEPLASRDRREVRVRVIGADGGASAWGAWASVEAGLLDAADWSAHLIGPTDAAIAAPRVRGAFEVRSAEVVRARVYASAHGVFQLELNGGRVGDDELAPGWTAYESRLRYVTYDVTGMLQPGANAVGAWLGDGWWRGFLGWDGRRELYGADLGVIVQLEIDYADGKRQTVGSDEAWRAGDGPIRSADLYNGEHFDARLHDRSWATASYDASAWAPAVIREFDTGVLVAPDGPPVRHIETVEVRSAITTRSGATILDFGQNLVGRLRLRVRGTAGDTITLRHAEVLEHGELATAPLRTAKATDTYVLAGSESEEWAPRFTFHGFRYAEVSGWPAGAEDVAQAVVAEVLHSDMERTGWFEASDPLVDRLHENVVWGMRGNFVDVPTDCPQRDERLGWTGDLQVFAPTAEYLYDSAGFLASWLKDLAAEQDRYGGTPSVIPARPVGYNGPMAAWSDAATVVPWTMYQASGDLGVLATQYASMVSWVDEVAAAAGENRIWDAGFQYGDWLDPTAPAGRPEAAQTCAEIVATAYFARSARIVAETAALLGRDDDASGYGALADEVRAAFHREYVARSGRLLSDSATAYALALQFDLIGSGAERARAAARLAQIVKENRYRISTGFVGTPLICDALSANGHADTAYRLLLQTESPSWLYSVKLGATTIWERWDSLLPDGTVNPSGMTSFNHYAFGAVADWMHRVVAGLAPAAPGYRRLRVAPQPPRRGLTSARACLRTPYGVAATAWVLEDGMLRLTVTVPVGVTAEVVLPSGATRELSHGEHSVEEPFEIETETRKTITVDTPLGEIVDHPQAMAVLTGVITKHIPEAAEHMSAGLRGQEQLTPRQISGMLPRPDGVLHDLERGFAAVSAGDEIPLDVITAPERTAPEPTAADEVDLEAKAALLSGRDFWSTREGEGIRSLVLVDGPHGVRRQAGTADNLGFNQSLPSTCFPPGVAMGASWDPALIREIGIALGEEARALDVDVILGPAINLKRSPLGGRTFEYFSEDPLLTGVLATAYVQGVQSTGVGTSLKHFAVNNQETERMRVDAQVDERALRELYLSAFERVVKEAAPTTVMSAYNAINGVFSSENRWLLTDLLRDEWGFDGLVVSDWGAIKDRVEALMAGLDLEMPGTGDEGASAIVDAVRSGRLDRSLVERSVARLAQLADRTASAHAAGLSFDADAHHALARRAAAASVVLLRNERATLPLAIGQQVAVIGEFAARPQFQGGGSSHVNPTRLDIPLDELRAVLGDANVAYAPGYAKGTDVVSRALLDEAVAAAAVADVAVVFVGLYEEDQSEGFDRESIDLPAAHAAVIEAVTAVAKRTVIVLSNGGVVHLEPWHDTVDAIVEGLALGQGVGKALADVLTGAVNPSGRLAETIPLRLEDTPTYLSFPGEGRVSRYGEGVFVGYRYYTSADQPVRYPFGHGLSYTTFAYESLEVAASGADTAVARVTVRNTGPFSGAEVVQFYVAPAASGVRRPVRELAGFVKVQLDAGASATVEIELDRRSFAFWDAEKGRWWVEPGNYAVEVARSAQAVESVRSIALQGDSDLPEPLTLDSTVGEWFGHPVVGPAMMQAMMANATPEQLAAADENANMLKMVESMPMGQFARFPGVEIPDEALEQLIALSLAEAAPR